The proteins below come from a single Mycolicibacterium sp. TY81 genomic window:
- a CDS encoding TetR/AcrR family transcriptional regulator codes for MSAPQRRPRGRPVGGGNNTEQARQVLLDAAEQFFIDGGSGTFTMEVIAAEAGYSRSAIYRQFATRKELIAALVQRTTQRHMLTMLQQVAADATPVDLLIDSLVIVATQLVHDPLLQTIADQTPDGAVAMLIANDGSLTRTVQSMVEGMLANSTTGQFRPGLHPHDLAQFLISTALSLLLDVVPGSSDPTVARNYLRTFVLPAIVDSPPPATRVFPE; via the coding sequence GTGTCAGCACCGCAGCGCAGGCCCCGCGGGCGTCCGGTCGGTGGCGGCAACAACACCGAGCAGGCCCGGCAGGTACTGCTCGACGCCGCGGAGCAGTTCTTCATCGACGGTGGCAGCGGGACCTTCACCATGGAGGTCATCGCCGCCGAAGCCGGCTACTCGCGCAGCGCGATCTACCGGCAGTTCGCCACCCGGAAAGAACTGATCGCAGCGTTGGTGCAACGCACCACCCAACGGCACATGCTGACGATGCTGCAGCAGGTGGCCGCCGACGCCACGCCGGTCGATCTGCTGATCGACAGCCTCGTCATCGTCGCGACGCAGCTGGTGCACGATCCACTGCTGCAAACCATCGCCGACCAGACGCCCGACGGCGCCGTCGCCATGCTCATCGCCAACGACGGCTCGCTGACCAGGACGGTCCAGTCGATGGTCGAAGGCATGCTCGCCAACAGCACGACGGGCCAGTTCCGGCCCGGCCTGCATCCGCATGACCTTGCGCAGTTCCTCATCTCGACGGCACTGAGCCTGCTGCTGGACGTGGTGCCCGGCAGCAGCGATCCGACGGTGGCGCGGAACTACCTCCGGACCTTCGTGTTGCCGGCAATTGTCGACAGTCCCCCACCGGCGACGCGCGTGTTTCCGGAGTAG
- a CDS encoding alpha/beta hydrolase codes for MTGWSRAVWVMLAAGCLALWLPMAPVWADDASGAAHSVGDASHPTASQPTTSPAGTASQAGAAPAGKSKPATDPHARKSADHSSRTKKAKDATKPDKGAPDKASVTRPTAPEKAVRAQAARPKPTLPAVKLPNALPAKRSQVPAVSAAQPVSATASQPSAVVKTAAAAATTTSATTTSAVTTGATTTDTPTAAVKTARPSLINVIGSFVFNVIGSAMLAFAGPPVLPRGSTVTVKVSSLAMPGTGQKVQANWYFPEHADSATRVIYFQHGFMAVAPMYSYTLAALAQGTNSIVVAPTLSSNAFDSKARWLGGSADQQAVADLFAGDRASLTESAGAAAGHEVTLPTKFILVGHSLGGALVSSAAGRMVDNGAVANLEGVVLMDSVDLNGVVPAALQKLSGANYRPIYDISSEPYVWNIDGLVGRELEAARPGQFNGVMLVGGRHIDALQGANPVLQFAEYVVAGFSRSPNIEAEKTLAIGWINDMFAGTQTGIYGAPGQTITIDTKAGPATAVALPFASTRPVQATPWDGLAQLILNTVLQFAVYEPMAQPSPARAVSAVLR; via the coding sequence ATGACGGGGTGGTCGAGAGCGGTTTGGGTGATGCTGGCCGCGGGGTGTCTGGCGCTGTGGCTGCCGATGGCGCCGGTGTGGGCCGACGATGCATCCGGTGCCGCGCACAGCGTGGGGGACGCGTCGCACCCCACCGCTTCGCAGCCGACGACGTCACCGGCAGGGACGGCGTCACAGGCTGGGGCGGCGCCGGCCGGGAAGTCGAAGCCCGCGACTGATCCGCATGCGCGCAAGTCCGCCGACCATTCCTCGCGGACCAAGAAGGCCAAAGACGCCACCAAACCCGACAAGGGCGCGCCCGACAAGGCCTCGGTGACGCGACCCACCGCGCCGGAGAAAGCGGTCCGGGCGCAGGCGGCTCGACCCAAGCCGACACTGCCGGCGGTGAAGCTTCCGAACGCGTTGCCGGCCAAGCGGTCTCAGGTTCCAGCCGTCTCCGCTGCGCAACCGGTTTCAGCGACGGCATCGCAGCCGAGTGCCGTGGTCAAGACGGCGGCAGCCGCAGCCACGACCACCAGCGCCACGACCACGAGCGCCGTGACCACCGGTGCCACGACCACCGACACCCCGACCGCGGCGGTGAAAACCGCACGGCCCAGCCTGATCAACGTCATCGGGTCGTTCGTGTTCAACGTGATCGGCAGCGCCATGCTCGCGTTCGCCGGCCCGCCGGTGCTGCCGCGGGGCAGCACAGTCACGGTCAAGGTGTCCAGCCTGGCCATGCCGGGCACCGGGCAGAAGGTCCAGGCGAACTGGTATTTCCCGGAGCACGCGGATTCGGCGACCCGGGTGATCTATTTCCAGCACGGCTTCATGGCCGTCGCCCCGATGTACAGCTACACGCTGGCCGCACTGGCGCAGGGCACCAACAGCATCGTGGTGGCTCCGACGTTGTCCTCCAACGCGTTTGATTCCAAGGCGCGGTGGCTCGGCGGTTCGGCAGACCAGCAGGCGGTGGCCGACCTGTTCGCCGGTGATCGCGCGTCACTGACCGAAAGTGCCGGCGCCGCAGCCGGACACGAGGTGACGCTACCCACGAAGTTCATCCTGGTCGGCCATTCGCTCGGCGGCGCGCTGGTGAGTTCGGCCGCCGGCCGCATGGTGGACAACGGTGCGGTCGCGAATCTGGAGGGGGTGGTGTTGATGGATTCGGTCGATCTGAACGGTGTGGTGCCCGCCGCGCTGCAGAAGCTGAGCGGCGCCAATTACCGCCCGATTTACGACATTTCGTCCGAGCCGTATGTATGGAACATCGACGGTCTGGTCGGGCGGGAGCTCGAAGCGGCTCGGCCCGGGCAGTTCAACGGGGTCATGCTGGTCGGGGGCCGGCACATCGATGCGCTGCAGGGCGCGAACCCCGTGCTGCAATTCGCCGAGTACGTCGTGGCCGGCTTCTCGCGGTCACCGAATATCGAGGCCGAGAAGACGCTCGCCATCGGCTGGATCAACGACATGTTCGCCGGTACCCAGACCGGAATCTATGGCGCGCCAGGGCAGACCATCACGATCGACACCAAAGCCGGACCGGCCACCGCGGTGGCGTTGCCGTTCGCGTCCACTCGGCCCGTGCAGGCCACGCCGTGGGACGGCCTCGCGCAGCT
- a CDS encoding type 1 glutamine amidotransferase domain-containing protein: MLKELQGRRIAILAADGVERVELEEPRAAVEEAGGAVEVLSIKAGEIQARNHDLEPAGSIAVDRTVGEVRVDAFDALILPGGTVNPDKLRVDDTAVAFVGDFVRSGKPVAAICHGPWTLVEADVVRDRKVTSYPSVRTDLRNAGATVVDEAVCIDGNLITSRSPSDLPAFCEAITEALASSPAQT; the protein is encoded by the coding sequence GTGCTCAAGGAACTGCAAGGCCGCCGGATCGCCATCCTGGCCGCCGACGGGGTCGAGAGAGTCGAGCTCGAGGAACCGCGCGCCGCGGTGGAGGAGGCCGGCGGCGCCGTCGAGGTGTTGTCGATCAAGGCCGGTGAAATCCAGGCCCGCAATCACGACCTCGAACCGGCGGGCAGCATCGCGGTGGACCGCACCGTCGGTGAGGTGCGCGTCGACGCATTCGACGCGCTGATCCTGCCGGGCGGCACGGTGAACCCCGACAAGTTGCGGGTCGACGACACCGCGGTGGCGTTCGTCGGCGACTTCGTGCGCTCCGGCAAGCCCGTCGCCGCCATCTGTCACGGCCCGTGGACCCTCGTCGAGGCCGATGTCGTGCGCGACCGCAAGGTGACCAGCTACCCGAGTGTGCGCACCGATCTGCGTAACGCCGGGGCCACCGTCGTCGATGAAGCAGTGTGTATCGACGGCAATCTCATCACCAGCCGTTCGCCCTCCGATCTACCGGCGTTCTGCGAGGCCATCACCGAGGCATTGGCGAGCAGTCCGGCCCAGACCTGA